From the genome of Candidatus Aegiribacteria sp., one region includes:
- a CDS encoding cupin domain-containing protein codes for MNTVIVYEQPVAHNAHGIDVRRVYDTEHALASHLTLKPGEKLIRHITPVDVFFYVLEGSGIVEVGDEKREVSTDTVIDSPRDIPHCWYNESDEILRILVIKVPRPSTATKLL; via the coding sequence ATGAACACTGTTATAGTTTATGAACAGCCTGTTGCACACAATGCGCACGGTATTGATGTCAGGCGGGTATACGACACTGAACATGCCCTTGCAAGCCATCTTACACTCAAACCCGGGGAGAAGCTCATCAGACACATAACGCCTGTTGATGTGTTCTTCTATGTGCTTGAAGGCTCAGGGATTGTTGAAGTGGGTGATGAAAAGCGTGAAGTATCCACTGATACAGTAATAGACAGCCCCAGAGATATTCCCCATTGCTGGTACAACGAGAGCGACGAAATTCTCAGGATACTGGTAATTAAAGTACCGCGACCGTCTACAGCAACAAAGCTTCTTTAA
- the hcp gene encoding hydroxylamine reductase has protein sequence MFCYQCEQTAKGTGCDRFGVCGKDPRTAVMQDLLIYVAKGVSMWANRARKFGIVNRKADVFVIEALFTTVTNVNFDSDTLNKLIRTGVEIREKIWNQYLTACNERGLQPEELTGPAVWQLPVDEEDIENEAALLSIADRLEDPGKDITGLEELITYGLKGSASYADHAHILGFDNEDVFAFFHECLDFLTRKNTAEDLFAMALKVGEKNLAVMELLDSANTGTYGHPEPTEVRVTPVKGKAIVVSGHDLKDLDELLKQTEGKGINVYTHGEMLPTLAYPGLKKYSHLAGNYGGAWQDQQREFDEFPGAILMTTNCIQKPKDSYKDRIFTTGLVQWPGVMHIENHDYSPVIEAALAADGFSEDAPEKKIIVGFGHNAVLSVADKVIQAVKDGDIRHFFLVGGCDGAKSGRNYYTEIAQQIPDDCIILTLACGKYRFNKLEFGDIGGIPRLLDIGQCNDAHSAIQIAVALAEAFDCGVNDLPLSMILSWYEQKAVTILLSLLHLGIKSIRLGPTLPAFLTPAALEVLVDKFDIMPTTTPEDDLKAILG, from the coding sequence ATGTTCTGCTATCAGTGCGAGCAGACAGCAAAGGGGACAGGCTGCGACAGGTTCGGAGTCTGCGGCAAAGACCCGAGAACAGCGGTAATGCAGGATCTTCTAATCTATGTTGCCAAGGGTGTTTCCATGTGGGCGAACAGAGCCCGGAAATTTGGAATTGTGAATAGGAAAGCAGATGTTTTCGTCATTGAAGCGCTGTTTACCACGGTTACAAATGTCAATTTCGATTCAGATACACTGAATAAACTCATCCGTACAGGCGTTGAAATAAGGGAAAAAATTTGGAACCAGTATCTGACAGCTTGCAATGAAAGGGGGCTTCAGCCCGAGGAGCTTACCGGACCTGCTGTATGGCAGTTGCCAGTCGATGAGGAAGATATTGAGAACGAAGCCGCTTTACTTTCAATCGCGGACAGACTTGAAGACCCAGGCAAGGATATCACAGGCCTGGAGGAGTTGATCACCTATGGATTGAAAGGATCAGCGTCCTACGCAGATCATGCCCATATACTTGGTTTTGATAACGAGGATGTATTCGCCTTCTTTCACGAATGTCTTGATTTCCTGACAAGGAAGAATACCGCTGAGGACCTCTTTGCAATGGCGCTGAAAGTGGGCGAGAAGAATCTCGCAGTTATGGAACTTCTTGATTCCGCAAATACGGGAACCTATGGACATCCTGAACCGACCGAGGTTCGAGTCACTCCTGTAAAGGGTAAAGCCATCGTTGTTTCAGGCCACGATCTTAAAGACCTTGATGAACTGCTGAAGCAGACCGAGGGAAAAGGAATAAACGTTTACACTCATGGAGAAATGCTTCCGACCCTTGCATATCCCGGACTTAAAAAATATTCGCACCTTGCGGGAAATTATGGAGGAGCCTGGCAGGATCAGCAGAGGGAGTTTGATGAATTCCCCGGAGCGATTCTCATGACAACCAACTGTATTCAGAAGCCGAAGGATTCCTATAAGGACAGAATCTTCACAACCGGATTGGTTCAATGGCCTGGGGTCATGCATATCGAAAACCATGATTACTCTCCTGTAATTGAAGCAGCCCTCGCGGCTGACGGTTTCAGCGAGGATGCTCCCGAAAAGAAAATCATTGTAGGATTCGGACATAATGCCGTCCTTTCAGTTGCCGATAAGGTAATACAGGCAGTTAAGGATGGGGATATCCGACATTTCTTCCTGGTTGGTGGGTGTGACGGCGCGAAGTCCGGCAGAAATTACTACACTGAAATAGCGCAGCAGATACCCGATGACTGTATCATTCTTACACTGGCTTGCGGCAAGTACCGATTCAACAAGCTTGAATTTGGCGATATCGGCGGTATTCCCAGACTTCTTGATATAGGACAGTGCAACGATGCTCACTCTGCAATTCAGATCGCAGTTGCACTGGCAGAGGCGTTTGACTGCGGAGTCAATGATTTGCCTCTTTCAATGATTCTGAGCTGGTACGAGCAGAAGGCAGTGACCATACTGTTGTCACTGCTTCATCTTGGTATAAAGAGTATCAGGCTCGGGCCGACACTTCCGGCTTTCCTTACTCCCGCTGCCCTTGAAGTGCTTGTGGATAAGTTCGATATTATGCCTACTACAACTCCTGAGGATGATCTTAAGGCGATACTTGGCTAA
- a CDS encoding Rrf2 family transcriptional regulator, with product MSSPVSIPESIFLAVHALAKLAASTSRTEPVKLNDLLIRPGSAYHLSKVMQKLTKAGMVKSRRGRSGGFILCVSPSDIRLMDVWIALEGTFESAICPYTGNGCSLPKCLFGSIGLDASELIREYFTNTTVADIGSLV from the coding sequence ATGTCATCACCAGTTTCCATTCCGGAATCGATTTTCCTTGCGGTTCACGCTCTCGCCAAGCTTGCTGCTAGTACTAGTAGAACTGAACCAGTGAAGTTGAACGACCTTCTTATAAGACCAGGTTCGGCATACCATCTTTCAAAAGTAATGCAGAAACTCACAAAGGCAGGTATGGTGAAATCCAGAAGAGGTCGCAGTGGAGGTTTCATACTTTGTGTGAGTCCATCCGATATTCGGCTTATGGATGTATGGATCGCTCTTGAAGGAACGTTCGAGAGCGCGATATGCCCATATACGGGGAATGGCTGTTCACTTCCCAAATGCCTGTTCGGATCAATCGGACTGGATGCCTCAGAACTTATAAGGGAGTATTTCACAAATACAACCGTTGCTGATATAGGCAGCCTTGTATAG
- a CDS encoding 4Fe-4S binding protein has translation MKRITRKIIKIDEDKCDGCGICAEACHEGAIEIIDGKAKLVKESYCDGLGDCIGPCPRNAITIEERTAEEFDEEAVRKYMLERSSCSSSYPGSEPISDNKRNDKNNRFSSSELNSRLSTWPVQISLIPPEAPFLNNSDLLITADCVPLAFADFHREFIGDKVVLIGCAKLDDSKYYEFKLSETFRLNTVNSITVVYMEVPCCRGLPKLVESAIESSGSVIPMESIMIGIKGDILEKNLRKS, from the coding sequence ATGAAAAGAATAACAAGAAAAATAATTAAAATTGATGAAGATAAGTGTGATGGATGCGGAATCTGTGCCGAAGCTTGCCATGAGGGTGCAATAGAAATCATTGATGGAAAGGCTAAATTGGTAAAAGAATCTTACTGCGATGGTCTTGGAGACTGCATTGGTCCCTGCCCCAGGAATGCGATAACCATCGAGGAGAGAACAGCAGAAGAATTCGATGAAGAGGCAGTCAGAAAGTATATGTTAGAGAGATCAAGCTGCTCCTCGTCATACCCTGGTTCGGAACCAATCTCAGATAATAAACGAAATGACAAAAATAACAGGTTTTCATCATCAGAACTCAATTCCCGACTGTCCACATGGCCTGTACAAATTAGTCTGATTCCTCCCGAAGCTCCGTTCCTTAACAATTCAGACCTTCTTATTACAGCGGATTGTGTACCCCTTGCTTTTGCAGACTTCCACCGCGAATTCATCGGTGACAAAGTCGTATTGATCGGATGCGCGAAGCTTGATGATTCTAAATATTACGAGTTCAAACTATCGGAAACGTTCAGACTCAACACAGTGAATTCCATAACGGTAGTTTATATGGAAGTACCTTGCTGTAGAGGTCTTCCAAAGCTTGTAGAATCGGCTATAGAATCAAGCGGTAGCGTAATTCCGATGGAATCTATAATGATCGGAATAAAGGGAGACATCCTGGAGAAGAATTTACGGAAGAGCTAA
- a CDS encoding transcriptional repressor: MNRKNMIKQQVCRNTKQRQMILRTVKQLGCHPTAEQIFDTVRKVLPRTSLSTVYRNLGILVDQGEIIAVSGTGRKIHYDHNIEEHNHIKCVICGKVSDVSIDVIDINSLEPDSVSGYIVKEVHLNFVGICPECAEQLKRRNCNEY; encoded by the coding sequence ATGAATAGGAAAAATATGATCAAGCAGCAGGTGTGCAGAAATACAAAACAGAGACAGATGATACTCCGGACTGTGAAACAGCTTGGATGTCATCCTACAGCTGAGCAGATTTTCGATACTGTTCGAAAAGTACTGCCCCGGACAAGCCTTAGCACTGTTTACAGGAATCTCGGAATACTCGTGGATCAGGGTGAGATTATTGCCGTCAGTGGTACTGGCAGGAAAATCCATTATGATCATAATATAGAAGAACACAATCACATAAAGTGCGTTATCTGTGGGAAGGTTTCCGATGTCAGTATCGATGTAATTGATATCAATTCGCTGGAACCCGATAGTGTTTCAGGCTACATAGTGAAAGAAGTCCATTTGAACTTTGTTGGAATATGTCCCGAATGTGCAGAACAGTTGAAAAGGAGAAATTGCAATGAGTATTAA
- a CDS encoding rubrerythrin family protein, whose protein sequence is MSIKGTRTEKNILKAFAGESQARNRYTYFASQAKKDGYVQISKIFEETANQEKEHAKRLFKLLEGGVVEITDSYPAGKIGSTEENLKASAAGENHEYKEMYPGFAVTAREEGLDAIAIIFESIAVAEKQHEKRYLGLLKNINEGRVFKKDDIVIWRCQNCGYLHEGREAPNLCPACAHPQAHFELLAENW, encoded by the coding sequence ATGAGTATTAAGGGAACAAGAACAGAGAAGAACATCCTGAAGGCATTTGCCGGAGAATCCCAGGCAAGGAACAGGTATACTTACTTCGCATCTCAGGCAAAAAAGGACGGTTATGTTCAGATATCGAAGATATTTGAGGAAACCGCGAACCAGGAAAAAGAACATGCGAAACGACTTTTCAAACTCCTTGAGGGCGGGGTTGTTGAGATAACAGACTCGTATCCTGCTGGTAAGATAGGTTCAACCGAAGAAAACCTTAAAGCTTCGGCAGCGGGAGAGAATCACGAGTATAAAGAGATGTATCCGGGCTTTGCAGTAACAGCCCGTGAAGAAGGGCTCGATGCAATAGCGATAATCTTCGAATCAATCGCTGTCGCCGAGAAGCAGCACGAAAAACGGTATCTCGGACTTCTGAAGAACATCAATGAAGGCAGGGTTTTCAAGAAAGATGATATTGTTATCTGGCGATGCCAGAACTGCGGATATCTGCACGAGGGGCGGGAGGCTCCGAACCTTTGTCCCGCCTGCGCGCATCCTCAGGCACATTTCGAATTACTTGCAGAGAACTGGTAA
- a CDS encoding desulfoferrodoxin — MTERMEIYKCEICGNIVEMTHGGAGELVCCGKPMVAMGEQAADMATEKHVPIIEKIVGGYRVTVGSTLHPMIDAHYIEWIELISGNTIYMMYLKPGMDPVAEFKTGDLGEVSAREYCSIHGLWKG, encoded by the coding sequence ATGACCGAACGTATGGAAATTTATAAATGCGAGATATGCGGAAACATCGTTGAGATGACCCACGGAGGAGCCGGCGAACTTGTCTGCTGTGGAAAACCGATGGTTGCCATGGGGGAACAGGCTGCAGACATGGCAACCGAGAAGCATGTGCCGATTATCGAAAAAATCGTTGGTGGCTACAGGGTTACTGTGGGATCAACACTGCATCCCATGATCGATGCCCATTATATAGAATGGATCGAGCTTATCTCCGGAAACACAATTTACATGATGTATCTGAAACCTGGAATGGATCCTGTCGCTGAATTCAAGACCGGTGATCTCGGTGAAGTATCCGCAAGGGAGTATTGCAGTATTCATGGTCTCTGGAAGGGGTAA
- a CDS encoding ferritin yields the protein MLSKNMQNAINHQINAELYSSYLYAAMSMYFESVDMSGAAKWMNSQAQEELVHADKFMNYLNERDARVILDAIKKPPVEWKSVLDAFEDALEHEKKVSSLINNLVTLAREESDHMTDNFLQWYVAEQVEEESSVGEVVRKLKLIGDSGGGKFMIDNELGQRVFNPATNSGE from the coding sequence ATGCTCAGTAAAAATATGCAGAACGCAATCAACCATCAGATCAACGCTGAGCTGTATTCCTCATACCTTTACGCTGCGATGTCCATGTACTTCGAATCGGTTGATATGAGCGGTGCGGCGAAGTGGATGAACTCGCAGGCGCAGGAGGAACTGGTTCATGCAGACAAATTCATGAATTACCTGAATGAGAGGGATGCCAGGGTGATACTGGATGCCATCAAAAAACCTCCTGTGGAATGGAAATCGGTTCTGGATGCTTTTGAGGATGCCCTTGAACACGAGAAAAAAGTTTCTTCCCTTATTAACAATCTTGTGACTCTGGCAAGGGAAGAGAGTGATCACATGACTGACAATTTTTTGCAATGGTACGTTGCAGAACAGGTCGAGGAGGAATCGTCCGTTGGCGAAGTTGTCAGAAAACTGAAGCTGATAGGTGATTCGGGCGGTGGCAAGTTTATGATAGACAATGAACTCGGACAGAGAGTATTCAATCCCGCTACCAACAGCGGAGAGTAG
- a CDS encoding ferritin family protein, producing the protein MGDQFNAEEVLKMAEQIEKNGQEFYRNASIAVDDSEVSRLLSDLAEWEKGHEALFISMRLELSKEEKSQVAIDPYCESAMYLKAMANDHVFRKQTGESLSKLEGNVNTEEIIDRAIQFEKDSLLFFLGLERLVSQRLGKERIHEVIDEEIGHISYLEKQRNKLNSR; encoded by the coding sequence ATGGGAGACCAGTTCAACGCCGAAGAAGTCCTTAAGATGGCTGAGCAGATCGAAAAAAATGGACAGGAATTCTACAGGAACGCTTCAATTGCTGTCGATGATTCTGAAGTTTCCAGACTCCTTTCGGATCTTGCTGAATGGGAAAAGGGACACGAAGCCCTCTTCATATCCATGAGGCTGGAACTCAGTAAGGAAGAAAAATCACAGGTCGCTATTGACCCGTACTGCGAATCGGCAATGTACCTTAAAGCTATGGCCAATGATCATGTATTCAGAAAGCAGACTGGCGAATCTTTATCAAAACTTGAAGGAAACGTGAATACAGAAGAAATTATAGATCGCGCCATTCAGTTTGAGAAAGATTCTCTTCTTTTCTTCCTCGGGCTTGAAAGACTGGTTTCGCAAAGGCTGGGTAAAGAAAGAATACATGAAGTAATCGATGAGGAAATCGGTCATATATCGTATCTTGAAAAACAGCGAAATAAACTGAATTCAAGATAG
- a CDS encoding flavodoxin domain-containing protein, translating to MDAFKAVKLTENVYWVGAIDWAIRDFHGYSTGRGSTYNAYLILSEKVTLIDTVKEPFFEEMMMRISSVIDPSKIEIIVSNHSEMDHTGSLPRTISEVKPDKVYASPMGSKALSAHFHWEEDPIDVVKTGDSIDLGNMSIEFIETRMLHWPDSMVSYLPDEKILFCQDGFGMHLASTERFDDELPRSILEEEARKYYANILMPFSPLVKTLIENLRKMNIDIELLCPDHGPVWRSNIDWILEKWNSWAEMKPLPKAVVVYDTMWNSTRKMAEAIIEGLTQEGVSSKLMPLRASHISDIAAEVLEASALIVGSPTINGRIFPSVAECMNYLGGLKPRNLIGAAFGSYGWSGEAVRELNTSLEGMKVELISEGLRTVYVPDKTVLEQSVNLGRTAGRRVMDICGGKT from the coding sequence ATGGATGCGTTCAAAGCTGTAAAACTCACTGAGAATGTATACTGGGTTGGAGCAATTGACTGGGCCATCCGTGATTTCCATGGATATAGCACGGGGAGGGGTTCGACCTACAATGCTTACCTTATTCTTTCAGAGAAGGTTACATTGATCGATACGGTAAAAGAACCCTTTTTCGAAGAGATGATGATGAGAATATCTTCGGTAATAGATCCATCGAAGATAGAAATAATCGTCAGCAACCATTCCGAGATGGATCATACCGGATCCCTTCCCAGAACGATATCTGAGGTCAAACCGGATAAGGTATACGCTTCACCCATGGGCTCAAAAGCTCTTTCCGCTCATTTTCACTGGGAAGAAGATCCAATTGATGTTGTGAAGACCGGAGACAGTATTGATCTTGGAAATATGTCTATTGAGTTCATAGAAACGCGCATGTTACACTGGCCTGACAGTATGGTTTCCTACCTTCCTGATGAAAAGATCCTTTTCTGTCAGGATGGCTTCGGAATGCATCTTGCATCAACGGAAAGATTCGATGATGAGCTTCCGCGGAGCATCCTTGAAGAGGAAGCCAGAAAGTACTACGCGAACATCCTTATGCCGTTCTCTCCCCTGGTCAAAACGCTTATTGAGAATCTGCGGAAAATGAATATTGATATTGAGCTGCTATGTCCGGACCACGGTCCGGTATGGAGAAGTAATATTGACTGGATACTCGAAAAATGGAATTCCTGGGCTGAAATGAAACCTCTGCCAAAGGCGGTCGTGGTTTACGACACAATGTGGAACAGTACCAGGAAGATGGCAGAAGCCATTATCGAAGGACTTACTCAGGAAGGCGTCAGCAGCAAATTGATGCCCCTGAGGGCTTCTCACATAAGTGATATCGCCGCTGAAGTGCTCGAGGCATCCGCACTGATAGTTGGAAGTCCTACAATCAATGGAAGAATTTTCCCCTCTGTAGCGGAGTGTATGAACTATCTTGGCGGCCTGAAACCAAGGAATCTTATTGGAGCGGCATTCGGTTCCTACGGCTGGAGTGGCGAGGCAGTAAGGGAACTTAATACTTCACTTGAGGGCATGAAAGTAGAGCTTATTTCTGAAGGGCTTCGAACGGTTTACGTACCGGATAAAACAGTACTTGAGCAGTCAGTCAACCTTGGTCGGACTGCTGGGCGCAGAGTGATGGATATCTGCGGAGGCAAAACATAA
- a CDS encoding rubredoxin, with amino-acid sequence MDITPLFTITYGLYVVGSSSGKKLNGQIANTVFQITSDPVKVAVSINKTELTHELISKTGKCCIGVLSENADLTFIGNFGFKSGRDVNKFSDIPYMLTPSGCPIPEENILAYIDIEICNTIDVETHTVFIGEVTNCGITGEGTPMTYSYYREVLCGKTPPTAPSHKPAPNDTKEMPKRKEDSRMKKYVCNICGYVYDPEKGDPDGGIEPGTVFEDIPDDWVCPVCGVGKDQFS; translated from the coding sequence ATGGATATTACGCCTCTTTTCACAATAACTTACGGATTATACGTAGTTGGATCAAGTTCCGGAAAAAAACTGAACGGGCAAATTGCGAATACAGTATTTCAGATAACGTCCGATCCTGTCAAAGTCGCGGTCTCTATAAATAAAACTGAACTAACGCATGAACTGATAAGCAAGACAGGGAAGTGCTGTATAGGAGTCCTCAGTGAAAATGCCGACTTAACCTTCATAGGCAATTTCGGGTTCAAAAGTGGAAGAGATGTAAACAAATTTTCTGATATCCCATACATGCTTACACCCTCCGGATGCCCGATCCCTGAGGAGAACATACTGGCTTACATCGATATAGAGATATGTAATACCATTGATGTGGAAACTCACACCGTTTTTATAGGGGAAGTCACAAACTGCGGCATTACTGGCGAGGGTACTCCCATGACCTATTCATATTACAGGGAAGTGCTCTGCGGAAAAACTCCTCCAACAGCGCCATCCCACAAACCTGCACCGAATGATACGAAAGAAATGCCGAAACGAAAGGAAGATAGTAGAATGAAGAAGTATGTATGCAACATCTGCGGTTATGTCTACGATCCGGAAAAGGGTGATCCCGATGGCGGCATCGAACCGGGAACCGTATTTGAGGATATTCCCGATGATTGGGTATGCCCGGTCTGCGGCGTTGGCAAGGATCAGTTCTCCTGA
- a CDS encoding PrsW family intramembrane metalloprotease, which produces MLLAAFAAVIPAFLWMIFFYRSDRYAPEPKKLVARTFLVGALVGAAMVFSLKELPINLSYLTLAVFIAPVTEEIAKFFCVRWTVYERKEFDEPVDGMVYATAAALGFASVENVIYVLSSWASDGSGTGVMVLAGRSVLSVPAHALFSSLWGLALGWHKKRKNLKSSLFVVAGLLGGMILHGLFNYLTSENLFGGLIFLAVLAIAWRFVFLLIRKALKQGQEN; this is translated from the coding sequence ATGTTGCTAGCAGCATTTGCCGCCGTAATTCCAGCCTTTCTCTGGATGATATTCTTCTACAGAAGCGACAGATACGCCCCTGAGCCCAAAAAGCTTGTAGCAAGAACTTTTCTTGTTGGTGCGCTGGTGGGGGCCGCTATGGTCTTTTCTCTGAAAGAGCTTCCAATCAATCTAAGTTATCTTACACTGGCTGTTTTCATAGCCCCGGTTACTGAGGAGATAGCTAAATTCTTCTGCGTGCGGTGGACTGTATACGAGCGGAAGGAATTCGATGAACCTGTTGATGGTATGGTTTATGCCACAGCCGCTGCATTGGGATTCGCGTCTGTTGAGAATGTCATTTATGTTCTAAGCAGCTGGGCTTCTGATGGATCAGGGACAGGGGTAATGGTTCTTGCCGGAAGATCGGTTCTGAGCGTTCCGGCCCATGCATTGTTTTCAAGTCTCTGGGGACTGGCTCTCGGATGGCACAAGAAGAGAAAGAACCTTAAATCGTCACTGTTCGTAGTTGCCGGACTGCTGGGTGGAATGATCCTTCACGGTCTCTTCAATTACCTTACAAGTGAGAACCTCTTTGGAGGTCTTATATTTCTGGCTGTTCTTGCCATTGCGTGGCGATTTGTATTTCTTCTTATACGGAAAGCACTCAAACAGGGTCAGGAGAACTGA
- a CDS encoding TIGR02757 family protein — MIELSIPPTQLRELLEKVYLKYNKREYIHPDPLEFLWRYNSIEDREIVGLLASGLAYGRVARILKSTEKVLDVLGPDPSGFLRKISSHELSRALVGFKHRFTTASEIVSLSKSASTLQEEWGLLGNMLEAFLSEDTYYNALERFVVSILKRAGIEKCSLLPRPSLGSACKRLHLFMRWMIRSDEVDPGGWETISPSVLVVPLDVHMFRAARILGFTGRKTAGGAAAFEITDRFRVINPGDPVKYDFALTRMGIQGLHHDNLFRKLFK; from the coding sequence CTGATAGAATTGTCCATACCGCCGACTCAGCTCCGTGAATTACTGGAAAAGGTTTACCTGAAATACAATAAACGGGAATATATTCATCCGGATCCACTGGAGTTTCTCTGGAGGTACAACAGTATCGAAGACAGGGAAATAGTCGGGTTATTAGCGTCCGGGCTTGCCTATGGAAGAGTTGCCCGGATACTTAAAAGCACTGAAAAAGTCCTTGATGTGCTGGGACCTGATCCATCCGGTTTTCTCCGGAAAATATCTTCACATGAGCTTTCAAGGGCACTTGTCGGATTCAAACACAGATTCACAACCGCTTCAGAAATTGTTTCCCTTTCCAAATCCGCATCCACGCTTCAGGAGGAATGGGGTCTTCTTGGAAACATGCTGGAAGCTTTCCTTTCGGAAGATACTTATTACAATGCCCTTGAGAGATTCGTGGTGAGCATTCTAAAGCGGGCCGGTATCGAAAAATGCAGCCTGCTGCCAAGGCCATCTCTTGGAAGCGCCTGCAAAAGACTTCATCTTTTCATGAGATGGATGATCAGAAGTGATGAGGTTGATCCGGGAGGATGGGAAACTATTTCGCCTTCGGTTCTTGTAGTTCCCCTGGATGTTCATATGTTCAGGGCTGCCAGAATACTGGGGTTCACCGGGAGGAAGACCGCAGGCGGCGCGGCAGCCTTTGAGATAACAGACAGATTCAGGGTAATCAACCCGGGCGATCCGGTGAAGTACGATTTCGCGCTTACCAGAATGGGGATACAGGGATTGCACCACGATAATCTGTTCAGAAAACTATTCAAGTGA